From Alienimonas californiensis, a single genomic window includes:
- a CDS encoding acyl-CoA ligase (AMP-forming), exosortase A system-associated: protein MDFLLHHTLFSSAARDADAEALVFKDRRLSFARFAAAAARLAHALRKLDVRRGDRVAILLGPSIELPIAIYGVSAAGAAFVPVHHSLRPPQVRHILRDCGVRVLITAADRVGELAEVAAECPDLEHVVAVGETNRETDGGGGCPVPVHDWGVLCDAADETPPTDLGIDRDLGAVLYTSGSTGAPKGVMLSHANLLAGASIVSQYLSITAADRLLAALPFSFDAGLNQLTTAVQQGAACVPVRFVLPRDLVRALEAERITGLAGVPPLWARLTAPGSGLADADLTALRYVTNTGGAVSRSLLDRLRTAAPKADVVLMYGLTEAFRSTYLPPEELDRRPDSMGKAIPNTEILVVSEDGRRCEPGEVGELVHHGPTVSRGYWGRPEQTAAVLRPHPFPPPGGAEPDRVCYSGDLVRMDEDGFLYFVGRRDGLIKTSGFRVSPTEIEEAISAADGVREAAVVGVPDETLGQKVIAFVAPAGVDPAAVRASCAARLPAHMVPAAIEPRDALPRTASGKTDYPALRAEAAAAHAAPQAAAHD from the coding sequence ATGGACTTCCTCCTGCATCACACGCTGTTCTCCTCCGCCGCCCGTGACGCGGACGCGGAGGCGCTGGTCTTCAAAGACCGACGGCTGTCGTTCGCTCGGTTCGCCGCGGCGGCCGCTCGGCTGGCGCACGCCCTGCGAAAGTTGGACGTACGACGCGGCGATCGCGTGGCGATCCTGCTGGGGCCGTCGATCGAACTGCCGATCGCAATTTACGGCGTCTCCGCGGCGGGGGCGGCGTTCGTGCCGGTGCACCATTCGCTCCGCCCGCCGCAGGTGCGGCATATCCTGCGGGACTGCGGCGTGCGGGTCCTCATCACCGCCGCCGACCGGGTGGGCGAACTGGCCGAGGTCGCCGCGGAGTGTCCCGACCTGGAGCACGTCGTCGCCGTCGGGGAGACGAACCGGGAGACGGACGGGGGGGGCGGCTGCCCCGTGCCAGTTCACGACTGGGGCGTCCTGTGCGACGCCGCGGACGAGACGCCGCCGACGGACCTCGGGATCGACCGCGATCTCGGAGCGGTGCTCTACACCTCCGGTTCGACCGGGGCGCCGAAGGGCGTAATGCTTTCGCACGCCAACCTGCTGGCCGGGGCGTCGATCGTCTCGCAGTACCTGTCGATCACCGCCGCGGACCGGCTGCTGGCGGCGCTGCCGTTCAGCTTCGACGCCGGGTTGAACCAACTGACCACCGCGGTGCAACAGGGGGCGGCCTGTGTGCCGGTTCGGTTCGTCCTGCCGCGGGATCTGGTCCGGGCGCTCGAGGCCGAGCGGATCACCGGCCTGGCGGGCGTGCCGCCGCTGTGGGCGCGGCTGACGGCGCCGGGATCCGGGCTGGCCGACGCGGACCTGACGGCGCTGCGATACGTGACGAACACCGGCGGAGCGGTCTCCCGGTCGCTACTGGATCGGCTGCGGACCGCAGCGCCGAAGGCCGACGTCGTGCTGATGTACGGGCTGACCGAGGCGTTCCGCTCCACCTACCTGCCGCCGGAGGAACTCGACCGTCGGCCGGATTCAATGGGGAAAGCGATCCCCAACACGGAGATTCTCGTGGTCTCCGAAGACGGCCGCCGCTGCGAGCCGGGCGAGGTCGGCGAACTGGTGCACCACGGGCCGACGGTCTCGCGGGGCTATTGGGGCCGGCCGGAGCAGACCGCGGCGGTCCTCCGTCCGCACCCGTTCCCGCCGCCGGGCGGGGCGGAGCCGGACCGGGTCTGTTACTCCGGCGATCTGGTGCGGATGGACGAGGACGGCTTCCTGTATTTTGTCGGCCGGCGGGACGGCCTGATCAAGACGAGCGGTTTTCGCGTCAGCCCGACCGAGATTGAGGAAGCGATTAGCGCCGCCGATGGCGTGCGGGAGGCGGCCGTGGTGGGCGTGCCGGACGAGACCCTCGGCCAGAAGGTGATCGCGTTCGTCGCCCCGGCCGGCGTTGATCCCGCCGCTGTGCGGGCGAGCTGCGCCGCACGGCTGCCGGCCCATATGGTGCCGGCGGCGATCGAGCCCCGCGACGCCCTGCCGCGAACCGCCAGCGGCAAAACGGACTATCCCGCTCTCCGGGCGGAGGCCGCCGCCGCCCACGCCGCGCCCCAGGCCGCCGCCCATGACTGA
- a CDS encoding type III PLP-dependent enzyme, giving the protein MTDPPQTDPLPPHVAALIARRFPHSGDELVVGGVAVGELAERFGTPLFVYDGGAFAAAERAVRNALPAGWELFYSMKANPAAALLQFFMGRGCGIEVASAGELRQALAAGCPADRVIFAGPGKTDVELALAVEAGVGELHLESVGEARRLANLAAGGSLSARLAIRVNPNAAVQGGAMRMGGRPSPFGVDEERFEEAVDEIASAGLSIDGLHLFTGTQILDADVLLAQYRHGFELARRLADRTGRPVRTVDLGGGWGVPYFPNEAPLDLAALADGLVELEAERTADPRLADARVVLEPGRFLTAEAGVYLARVTDVKISRGKTFAVLDGGMHHHLAASGNLGQTIKRNYPLAIVNRLRAPAGEPIELVGPLCTPLDALGRSAAIPTPRVGDLAGVFQSGAYARAASPLGFLSHPAPPEVWVDSGVARLIRRRGNPADFLHDQLPAAGIAASGRPDAD; this is encoded by the coding sequence ATGACTGATCCCCCGCAAACCGACCCGCTGCCGCCGCACGTTGCGGCGCTGATCGCCCGGCGGTTCCCGCACTCCGGCGACGAGCTGGTCGTCGGCGGCGTCGCCGTCGGCGAGTTGGCGGAGCGATTCGGGACGCCGCTGTTCGTCTATGACGGCGGGGCGTTCGCCGCGGCGGAGCGGGCCGTACGGAACGCGCTGCCGGCCGGGTGGGAGTTGTTTTATTCGATGAAGGCGAACCCAGCGGCCGCTCTGCTGCAATTCTTCATGGGCCGCGGGTGCGGGATTGAGGTGGCCTCCGCCGGCGAACTGCGGCAGGCGCTCGCCGCCGGCTGTCCCGCCGACCGCGTGATCTTCGCCGGGCCGGGCAAGACCGACGTGGAACTCGCCCTTGCAGTCGAGGCCGGCGTGGGCGAACTGCACCTCGAATCGGTCGGCGAGGCTCGCCGGCTGGCGAACCTCGCTGCCGGCGGTTCGCTCAGCGCCCGCTTAGCGATTCGCGTGAATCCGAACGCCGCCGTGCAGGGCGGGGCGATGCGGATGGGCGGGCGACCCAGTCCGTTCGGCGTCGACGAGGAGCGGTTCGAAGAAGCCGTCGATGAGATCGCCTCCGCCGGTCTGTCGATCGACGGCCTGCACTTGTTCACCGGCACGCAGATTCTTGACGCCGATGTCCTGCTCGCCCAGTACCGGCACGGATTCGAGCTGGCCCGCCGGCTCGCCGATCGCACCGGCCGGCCGGTGCGCACCGTCGATCTGGGCGGCGGGTGGGGCGTGCCTTATTTCCCCAACGAGGCCCCGCTCGATCTCGCCGCCCTCGCCGACGGGCTGGTCGAATTGGAAGCGGAACGTACCGCCGACCCGCGGCTGGCCGACGCTCGAGTGGTGCTCGAACCGGGCCGGTTTCTGACGGCCGAAGCGGGGGTGTATCTCGCCCGGGTGACGGACGTGAAAATTTCCCGGGGCAAGACGTTCGCCGTGCTGGACGGCGGCATGCACCACCACCTTGCCGCCTCCGGCAACCTCGGTCAGACGATCAAGCGCAACTACCCGTTAGCGATCGTGAACCGGCTGCGGGCCCCGGCGGGCGAGCCGATTGAGTTGGTCGGCCCACTCTGCACACCGTTGGACGCCCTCGGCCGGTCGGCGGCGATCCCGACACCGCGGGTCGGCGATCTGGCGGGGGTGTTCCAGTCTGGGGCCTATGCCCGCGCGGCGAGCCCGCTGGGGTTCCTGAGCCATCCCGCCCCGCCGGAGGTCTGGGTCGATTCCGGAGTCGCCCGCCTAATCCGCCGCCGCGGCAACCCGGCCGATTTCTTGCACGACCAACTTCCCGCGGCGGGGATTGCGGCATCAGGACGACCGGACGCCGATTGA
- a CDS encoding phage/plasmid primase, P4 family, with the protein MSITETDAAGQPPDGDDPLLPKHRADLEKSGLLPPVLDEHGVYSTVDSDVVAGLLGLERRDTRLAPALVLPYLNADGSPSDFHRLKPDTPRRGEKNRTVKYEAPRGRGNRAYFTRVGLAAVDSPGAALLFAEGEKKALAAAQAGYPAIGYAGAQSWKEPGSEDLIEDLRGIDFAGRTVHLVPDSDYATNPRVTEGTARFGAALKAAGADVRLVALPAGRKGAKQGLDDFLVANGEEAFADLLDAAEPPHPVGAAMRRAAGLVTPEEAADLVVSAHTEDGLPLLRYWHGAWYLWDKTRYRQLDGDEVEAVVMKALKPHLDGLTVRRKGDVLMHLRTKTRLGTHVRPGDWLVTPPVDWDPEDLFAADNGILNMVAYAEGRECFIPHTPARFTLASSPVPFEPAAARPDRFLRFINGELFPGRPNEVRLLRQITGYLLTPDTSHQVIPLLNGAPRGGKGVLLRVFTMLLGEDAVISQDLESLSGPFGLEPLLGKSLMAVGEVQPPNSKAIRAKPVERLLTISGEDSVAVNRKGRTAVNTRLRIKIVLAGNGRPAFPNNSGALAHRLLPIRFLKSFAHKKDPKLDRKLAAELSGILLWAVRGWIDLRENGGFAETAETKRERGRLALLGNPLRHFLNECCVVKPGAVVPKETLRERYRDWCQTNSVHALDAVSFSKELLETETEIDTGQNRIKPGEKLTETFRGVCLLSP; encoded by the coding sequence ATGAGCATAACTGAAACTGACGCCGCGGGGCAGCCCCCGGACGGCGACGATCCGCTGCTGCCGAAGCACCGGGCCGACCTCGAAAAGAGCGGCCTCCTGCCGCCGGTGCTCGACGAGCACGGCGTCTACTCCACCGTCGACTCGGACGTGGTCGCCGGCCTCCTGGGGCTGGAGAGACGGGACACGCGACTGGCGCCGGCGCTGGTCCTGCCGTACCTGAATGCGGACGGCTCGCCGTCCGACTTCCACCGGCTCAAACCTGATACTCCCCGCCGCGGCGAGAAGAACCGGACCGTCAAGTACGAAGCCCCGCGGGGCCGCGGGAATCGCGCCTACTTTACCCGCGTCGGTCTCGCGGCCGTCGATAGCCCGGGGGCCGCCCTGCTGTTCGCGGAAGGCGAAAAGAAGGCGTTGGCGGCTGCCCAGGCCGGCTATCCCGCGATCGGGTACGCCGGCGCTCAATCCTGGAAGGAACCCGGCAGCGAAGACCTGATCGAGGATCTCCGCGGGATCGACTTTGCGGGCCGTACGGTCCATCTCGTCCCCGACAGCGACTACGCCACCAACCCCAGGGTGACCGAGGGCACCGCCCGATTCGGAGCGGCCCTGAAGGCCGCGGGCGCGGACGTGCGGTTGGTCGCCCTGCCGGCCGGCCGCAAGGGGGCCAAACAGGGGTTGGACGATTTCCTCGTCGCCAACGGCGAGGAGGCGTTCGCGGACCTGCTGGACGCCGCGGAACCGCCGCATCCCGTGGGCGCGGCGATGCGCCGGGCCGCCGGACTCGTGACCCCGGAGGAGGCCGCCGACCTCGTCGTGTCGGCGCACACCGAAGACGGCTTGCCGCTGCTGCGGTACTGGCACGGGGCTTGGTACCTCTGGGACAAGACCCGCTATCGCCAGCTGGACGGGGACGAAGTGGAAGCGGTCGTGATGAAGGCCCTCAAGCCCCACCTTGACGGCCTCACGGTCCGGCGCAAGGGGGACGTCCTGATGCACCTGCGGACGAAGACCCGCCTCGGCACGCATGTGCGGCCCGGCGACTGGCTGGTGACCCCGCCGGTCGACTGGGACCCGGAGGACCTGTTCGCCGCCGACAACGGGATCCTGAACATGGTCGCCTACGCCGAGGGGCGCGAGTGTTTCATCCCGCACACCCCCGCCCGCTTTACGCTCGCGTCCTCCCCCGTCCCATTCGAACCCGCCGCCGCGCGACCCGACCGGTTCCTTCGGTTTATCAACGGGGAGCTGTTCCCTGGACGGCCTAACGAGGTCCGGCTGCTGCGGCAGATTACCGGTTACCTCCTCACGCCGGACACGAGCCATCAGGTCATCCCGCTGCTCAACGGCGCCCCCCGGGGCGGGAAGGGCGTGCTCCTCCGCGTGTTCACGATGCTGTTGGGGGAGGACGCGGTCATTTCCCAGGACCTGGAGTCCCTGTCCGGCCCGTTCGGGCTGGAGCCGCTGCTGGGCAAGTCGCTCATGGCGGTCGGGGAGGTGCAGCCGCCGAACAGCAAGGCGATTCGCGCCAAGCCGGTCGAACGGCTGCTGACGATCAGCGGCGAGGACTCCGTCGCGGTCAATCGGAAGGGGCGGACCGCCGTGAACACTCGGCTGCGGATCAAGATCGTGCTGGCCGGCAACGGCCGCCCGGCGTTTCCCAACAACAGCGGGGCGCTGGCTCACCGGCTGCTGCCGATCCGGTTCCTCAAGAGCTTCGCCCACAAAAAAGATCCCAAGCTGGACCGAAAGCTGGCCGCGGAACTCTCCGGCATCCTGCTCTGGGCTGTGCGCGGTTGGATCGACCTGCGGGAGAACGGCGGGTTCGCGGAGACGGCGGAGACGAAACGTGAGCGGGGTCGCTTAGCCCTGCTCGGCAACCCGCTGCGGCACTTCCTGAACGAGTGCTGCGTCGTCAAGCCGGGGGCCGTCGTGCCGAAGGAAACGCTCCGCGAGCGTTACCGCGACTGGTGCCAGACCAACAGCGTCCACGCGCTGGACGCGGTCAGTTTCAGCAAGGAACTGCTCGAAACCGAGACCGAGATCGATACCGGGCAGAACCGCATCAAGCCGGGCGAGAAGCTCACGGAGACCTTTCGCGGCGTCTGCCTGTTGAGTCCGTAG